In Salmo trutta chromosome 16, fSalTru1.1, whole genome shotgun sequence, a genomic segment contains:
- the LOC115150415 gene encoding protein SYS1 homolog: MGSHFRSYIWDPVLILSQIVLMQCIYYSFLGLWLAVVDSLVQTNRSLDQIFSYEVLGFATMQGRLSMIAFILNSLTCALGLLFFIRRGKQCLDFTITVHFFHMIGCWIYNAHLPAALSWWLVNVACMALMAVIGEYLCMRTELRAIPVNSGPKSNL, from the exons ATGGGCAGTCATTTCCGCAGCTACATCTGGGACCCGGTCCTCATTTTGTCCCAGATTGTGTTGATGCAATGCATCTACTACAGCTTCCTGGGTCTGTGGCTGGCTGTTGTGGACAGTCTTGTACAAACCAACAGATCACTGGACCAGATCTTCAGTTATGAG GTTCTTGGATTTGCAACAATGCAGGGCAGACTCTCAATGATTGCGTTCATCTTGAACTCGCTTACCTG TGCCCTGGGCCTGTTGTTCTTTATCCGCCGAGGGAAGCAGTGTCTGGACTTCACTATCACCGTGCACTTCTTCCACATGATAGGCTGTTGGATCTACAACGCCCACCTCCCGGCGGCcctgtcctggtggctggtcaACGTGGCCTGCATGGCTCTGATGGCCGTGATTGGAGAGTACCTATGCATGCGGACTGAGCTCAGGGCCATCCCAGTCAACAGTGGACCTAAGTCTAACCTTTGA